ACGTCCCTCCAATGCAAAGCATCAAGGCCGTACATTCAATCATCCCTGCAGCTCCATCATACGCACAAACTCCGCGAAACACACAACCCCATCCCCGTTCTCATCCACATCCCTTATCATACGCCGGCAGTCCTCTAACGTGCACTGCTCATCCCCTATCGATCTGAAAACTTCGTGAAGCTCCTCCGCCGTGATCCTCCCATCCTGATCGGCGTCGAAAAACTCGAACGTCTCCCGAAGCTCCGACTCTCCTGCCGCTTCAACTCCGGTCCCAACTTGAGCCATCAATTCCTCCAGCCAAATAAATCCatcgccgccgccgccgccgctgGAGACTTCGCTCAGCATCATCGCAACCTCCTCTTCCGACGCGATCCGGCTAAGAATCGCCTCCAACTCCTTCCTGGACACAACGCCATCGTTTTCCCTCTGACCTGAGTCGGGCCAGTCGGGAGGGAGAACACTGGTCGGAGTTCCGTAACCGGTAGCGGTTGCGTTAGGTTTGAAGAAAGTCtcggaagaggaagaggaagaagacgtACCGGAACCGAAAGACGGGGGATCGGAGCGGGAGACGTCGGCGGAGTGATATTTCTTGGATCGGAAGAGGCGTTTAGGGCTAAATCTTTTGGGGA
The nucleotide sequence above comes from Benincasa hispida cultivar B227 chromosome 3, ASM972705v1, whole genome shotgun sequence. Encoded proteins:
- the LOC120074543 gene encoding probable calcium-binding protein CML35, with amino-acid sequence MKIPKRFSPKRLFRSKKYHSADVSRSDPPSFGSGTSSSSSSSETFFKPNATATGYGTPTSVLPPDWPDSGQRENDGVVSRKELEAILSRIASEEEVAMMLSEVSSGGGGGDGFIWLEELMAQVGTGVEAAGESELRETFEFFDADQDGRITAEELHEVFRSIGDEQCTLEDCRRMIRDVDENGDGVVCFAEFVRMMELQG